The Primulina tabacum isolate GXHZ01 chromosome 7, ASM2559414v2, whole genome shotgun sequence genome includes a window with the following:
- the LOC142550501 gene encoding uncharacterized protein LOC142550501 isoform X1 produces MSVRLFNSNKERKGKKQAIWEVVKGPGQPDSKQCGFYVMRFMREMIEKNATSEKNSISSISTLRKKLMKCDLSGRNAYKIIFMNRDEMAWEGFDAEMLIRFEEIEADDGKRLQYIRIFRLENFDIVGLYCHIATLMTNMYQGQLQY; encoded by the exons AT GAGTGTAAGATTGTTTAATTCAAACAAGGAAAGGAAAGGGAAAAAACAAGCTATATGGGAAGTAGTAAAG GGTCCAGGACAACCAGATTCGAAACAATGTggtttttatgttatgagatTTATGAGAGAAATGATTGAAAAAAATGCTACCAGTGAGAAGAACTCAATATCTTCAATT AGTACTCTAAGGAAGAAATTGATGAAGTGCGATCTGAGTGGGCGGAATGCATACAAGATTATATTTATGAATAG GGATGAAATGGCATGGGAAGGTTTTGATGCAGAAATGTTGATAAGGTTTGAGGAGATCGAGGCCGATGATGGCAAAAGATTGCAGTATATCCGTATTTTccgtttggaaaattttgatattgtgGGACTCTATTGCCACATTGCCACGTTGATGACGAACATGTATCAAGGTCAATTGCAGTACTAA
- the LOC142550501 gene encoding uncharacterized protein LOC142550501 isoform X2, translating to MSVRLFNSNKERKGKKQAIWEVVKSTLRKKLMKCDLSGRNAYKIIFMNRDEMAWEGFDAEMLIRFEEIEADDGKRLQYIRIFRLENFDIVGLYCHIATLMTNMYQGQLQY from the exons AT GAGTGTAAGATTGTTTAATTCAAACAAGGAAAGGAAAGGGAAAAAACAAGCTATATGGGAAGTAGTAAAG AGTACTCTAAGGAAGAAATTGATGAAGTGCGATCTGAGTGGGCGGAATGCATACAAGATTATATTTATGAATAG GGATGAAATGGCATGGGAAGGTTTTGATGCAGAAATGTTGATAAGGTTTGAGGAGATCGAGGCCGATGATGGCAAAAGATTGCAGTATATCCGTATTTTccgtttggaaaattttgatattgtgGGACTCTATTGCCACATTGCCACGTTGATGACGAACATGTATCAAGGTCAATTGCAGTACTAA